CTGCAACAAGGTTGTTGTATGTGAACTCATTAGCAGGGACAGCCGTGCGTGGAATGTTAAGCGTTGTAAATCGTGGGCGAATGCGTACATCGACAGGTAGGCGCGGGCGCTCAACTAACAAACTGCCACGGTCAACGCCTGCACGAATGTAGCCATAAAAGAGCGACGACTGGCTATCATCATTGCGATTATCGACAACTTGTGCAGCGCGGTAAAACCCAATTTCTTTTGCAACCACTCCGCCATTGCCATCATCATAGAAATCCACCACATTGAAGCCATCGTCCAAATTTATGCCTTCTCGCTTGCCAAGTCCTGCTGTCACAAACTGCCCTTCCACGCTACGAATTTCCGCTGAAAGCTTGAACTCAGGCAACTCACGCATAGCTAAAGCTTCAGCTTGTGCCCACCCGCCGATGGCCTTCAGCCGTGCGTAGGTTTTTCCATCAACTTCTCGCCGCTTGAGTTTGACCTTTTCGTCGGGGTTGTGGCTCCAAGCCCCCGCCTTCGGCTGAGACAGACTTGTAAGTAGCACCGCCGAAGCATTCTTGCCATCATCTGAGACGATGATGCGATACCACAGGATATAGCCCTTGACTTCTACCACGAAGTTGTCAGCTACTGTCTGCTCTGTGTAGTCCGTGATAACAGGTAGGTAAATGAACGCTGAGTTATAGACTTTCTTAATATCTTCTGCAGTGAGTCCTGAGCCTTTCATTTTATCAACGGCTGCACGCGCCAAATCTTCTTCTTTGAGATTACCTTGCGCCCGCAAGGCAGCTACCGCTTTTACCACCTCGAGCACTTTTGGCACCACAGTTTGATTTAAGGCTGCCCCAATGCTCTCAGGGCTTAGGTCTGTTTGATTGGCCTTCTGGCGGAACTCTCGCATAGTGTTTTCCGAGAGCACGTTAAAGTCGAAGCGCGGCAGTTCTATGTATGCTTTCAAGCGATTCTGCACAATATCCAAGTCGGGCTTTGTTGCCAGTCCGGGCTTGATGAGCACAGACCCAAGCGATGTAATAGATTTTCGGGCATACTTGCGCTCCTGCGCGCTGACCGCTGAGCAGATAAGCAGGCAGATTACCACTCCTAACAGCGGCTTGCAAAGACGGGACAGAGAAGACACTGCGTTCATTTTTCGCAAAAGTTTTTGTTCAGGGGGCAAGTTGCCCCGCAAAGATAGACGATATGCGGAGATTCTCAAAGCCGCAAGGTGTGAGAGCAGCGATTTTGCCCTGCTGTCCTGCGCTGCTCAGCACAGGGCAGTGTTCCAAGTTCCATCGTCCGACGATACCCTTTTCTGCCTATGGCGAAACTGACTTTCGCTGAAAACGCGCCGCTATGCGGTCTCTGTATTGAGCTAATCGCTCTTGCACCTCTTGCAGGCTATCACCTCCAAACTTTTCAAGTAGGGCGTTTGCAATAACGGGCGCAATGACTGCTTCGACAATCACGGAACAAGCAGGAACAGCACACACATCGGAGCGCTCAATGTGAGAGTGTGTTTTTTCCAGCGTCTGCAGGTTGATAGAGTGAAGTGGATTCATCAGCGTAGAGATAGGTTTCATCGCCACACGCAGGTGCAGCGGTGCACCGTTTGTCATACCGCCTTCCAAACCACCTGCTCGGTTGGTCTTGCGAGTTGGCATTCCTGTTTCATCAAAGAACAGCTCATCGTGCACCTCTGAGCCAAAACGTGTCGCATTGCGGAATGCCGGCCCGATTTCAAATCCTTTTACCGCTTGAATTGAAAGAACAGCTTTGGCTAACTCGCCGTCTAACTTGCGGTCGAACTGCACATAACTGCCTAAACCGATTGGTAGGCCTGTTACGAAGACCTCAATAATGCCACCGAGCGTATCGCCACGCTGTTTTGCCTCGTCAATACAGGCCATCGCTTTTTCTTCCGCTTCCTTATGCAACATTCGCACAGGAGACATGTCGGCTGCCTGACTGATTAGCTCTGCGCGCTGCGATAGCATAGCTTCAAGGGTCGCTGGGGCTTCAGGCTCCAGAGCCGGCCCGATGGCTGATACATAGCTGCCGATAGAAATTCCACACTCTTGCAAGAGTAGTCGTGCTACTGTGCAAGCGGCCACGCGCGCGGCTGTTTCTCGCGCAGAGGCACGCTCAATAACAGGACGAATGTCGTCAAAGTCGTATTTCAGCACTCCTGCAAAATCTGCATGCCCGGGTCGTGGCACTTCTACAGGCTTGACAGGCGATGCAGGCGGTGCAAACTGACTCATCTTTTCCATCCAATTTTTCCAGTCGGCATTACGAATCAGCAGCGTAATTGGCGAACCTATCGTCTTACCAAAGCGCACACCTGAGAGAATCTCGACCGCATCAGATTCAATCTTCATTCGATGACCGCGCCCATAGCCTTGTTGACGGCGATAGAGTTGCGCATCAATCTGCGCAGGTGAGAGGGGCACGCCTGCTGGCATCCCTTCTACAATTGCCGTTAGCGCCGGCCCATGTGATTCTCCTGCTGTTAGATAGCGTATCATTTAGCGTTCTCTCTTGCTTAGGAAAGTTAAGCTGCTTGCTGGCAAGAAAGCAACGGTTGTGAAGTTTAACCAGTGCGAGCGCACGATTTCATAGCCTGCTGCAATGCCACAAAGCAGCTTTGAACTCTCTTTTCACCTATCTAACTTTTCCTGCCCTTACTCAGCACAAACAAAGGAGAGTCATTTATGTCATCTATTGAAACGCTTGCGGCTGAAAAACGTGTCATTGTGCCACCTGAATCGCTTCGTAAAAATGCACTGATTCAAGATTACGATGCGCTCTACCGATACAGCATTTCTGCGCCCGAAAAATTTTGGGAAAGCATTGCCAGTGAACTCTGGTGGCAAGAAAAATGGCATACCGTCCTGAAATTTGAGCCACCGCATCACGAATGGTTCATTGGCGGCAAGACGAACATCACTATCAACGCACTCGACCGCAATGTCAACAGTCATCGGCGCAATAAAGTCGCGTTCATCTGGACGACGGAAAGCGGCAAGGAAGTCGTGGTCACTTACGACCGATTGCTCCGCCGTGTCTCGCAAGTGGCTAACGCGCTCAAAGAAGCAGGCGTGCGGAAAGGCGACCGCGTGATTATCTATATGCCGCTCACGGTGGAAGGCATTTACGCCATGCTTGCATGCGCGCGCATCGGTGCAATTCACTCTGTCGTCTATGCAGGAATGGGCGTCGGCGCGCTTAGAACGCGCATTGAGGACTCTCGTGCCAAAGTCGTCTTCTGCGCCGACGTAACTTACCGCGCAGGCAAGACCGTCAACCTCAAAAGCATCGTCGATGAAGCGGTGCGCGACATTGAGTTCATTGAGAAAATCGTCGTCTTGCGTCGCCAAGAACCGAAGCAGGAACTTGCCTCTTCGCGCGAGGTCGATTTCTTCGAGTTCATTGAGCATCAACCGCAGCACTGCGACGCAGAAATTGTCGATGCCGAACATCCGCTTTTCATTCTCTACACGAGCGGCACGACCGGTAAACCCAAAGGCGTGGTGCACGTCCATGGCGGCTATATGGTCGGCACATACTACTTTGCACGCGCATTCTACGACATCAAAGAGACTGACGTTTTCTGGTCGACTTCTGACCTTGGTTGGGCAGTTGGACATAGCTACATTGTCTATGGGCCGCTGCTCAATGGTGCCACTGTGCTCGTGCGCGAGGGCGCGCTTGATTATCCGCACCCAGGCATCGTTTGGCAAACGGTTGAGCGACACGGTGTCAATTTGATGTTTACTGCGCCCACTGCAATTCGTATGTTTATGAAGCACGGTGCGGAGCACGTCAAGAAGTTCGACACCAGTTCGCTCCGATTGATTGCCTGCGCAGGCGAACCGCTCAATCCCGAAGCCCATCAGTGGGCGCAAGAGACCATTCTTGGCGAGCGGGGTTTCGTAGTTGATAATTGGTGGCAAACAGAAATTGCTTCGCCTGTGATTGGCACGCTGCCTGCCTTCAAAGCTAAACTCGGTAAAGCTGGCAAGCCAATGCCAACTGCAGTGGTTGATATAGTTTCACCTGACGGCAAGCCAGTGGCCCCCAATCAAGGCGGATTGCTCATTTTGCGCCGACCGCTTCCGTATATGATGCGCACCGTTTGGGGCGACGATGCACGCTACAAAAAATACTGGGAGGATTTTGAAGGCTGCTACACATCAGGCGACGTGGCGTTCTATGATGAAGAGGGTTACATCTGCATCTTAGGTAGAGCCGATGATGTGATG
This genomic interval from Chloroherpetonaceae bacterium contains the following:
- the aroC gene encoding chorismate synthase, producing the protein MRYLTAGESHGPALTAIVEGMPAGVPLSPAQIDAQLYRRQQGYGRGHRMKIESDAVEILSGVRFGKTIGSPITLLIRNADWKNWMEKMSQFAPPASPVKPVEVPRPGHADFAGVLKYDFDDIRPVIERASARETAARVAACTVARLLLQECGISIGSYVSAIGPALEPEAPATLEAMLSQRAELISQAADMSPVRMLHKEAEEKAMACIDEAKQRGDTLGGIIEVFVTGLPIGLGSYVQFDRKLDGELAKAVLSIQAVKGFEIGPAFRNATRFGSEVHDELFFDETGMPTRKTNRAGGLEGGMTNGAPLHLRVAMKPISTLMNPLHSINLQTLEKTHSHIERSDVCAVPACSVIVEAVIAPVIANALLEKFGGDSLQEVQERLAQYRDRIAARFQRKSVSP
- the acs gene encoding acetate--CoA ligase; the encoded protein is MSSIETLAAEKRVIVPPESLRKNALIQDYDALYRYSISAPEKFWESIASELWWQEKWHTVLKFEPPHHEWFIGGKTNITINALDRNVNSHRRNKVAFIWTTESGKEVVVTYDRLLRRVSQVANALKEAGVRKGDRVIIYMPLTVEGIYAMLACARIGAIHSVVYAGMGVGALRTRIEDSRAKVVFCADVTYRAGKTVNLKSIVDEAVRDIEFIEKIVVLRRQEPKQELASSREVDFFEFIEHQPQHCDAEIVDAEHPLFILYTSGTTGKPKGVVHVHGGYMVGTYYFARAFYDIKETDVFWSTSDLGWAVGHSYIVYGPLLNGATVLVREGALDYPHPGIVWQTVERHGVNLMFTAPTAIRMFMKHGAEHVKKFDTSSLRLIACAGEPLNPEAHQWAQETILGERGFVVDNWWQTEIASPVIGTLPAFKAKLGKAGKPMPTAVVDIVSPDGKPVAPNQGGLLILRRPLPYMMRTVWGDDARYKKYWEDFEGCYTSGDVAFYDEEGYICILGRADDVMNVAGHRIGTAEVESAFLTHGAVAEAAVIGLPDEIKGERIKAFVVLKAGHEPTETLRNVLRDHVRRELGPIATPSEIEFRATLPKTRSGKIMRRLLKAESLGQDVGDLSTLEE